One window of Leifsonia sp. AK011 genomic DNA carries:
- the zapE gene encoding cell division protein ZapE: MSAPAPTTPSRLVDRNPGLSGDEMVQQLVPPRQFATASLDSYRPDRDYPSQGAAVAAIRTFATGFAGGGGLFGRRKQQVAKPGIYLDGGFGVGKTHLLAALWNMARGRKYFGTFIEYTALVGALGYAETVALLRGASLVCIDEFELDDPGDTRLMARLLGELVASGTRIAATSNTPPNALGEGRFAAQDFLREIDSLAAKFETLRIDGLDYRRRDTDAHARVSSDVPGELAEVDGATTLDNFTDVLAHLAQVHPSRYVGLVDSLAAVGLSGVSVLTSQTDALRFVAFVDRLYDAQVRVIADGVPLDAIFPEDMLSGGYRKKYLRATSRLVALTNMGQP, encoded by the coding sequence TTGAGTGCCCCCGCCCCCACGACGCCAAGCCGTCTGGTTGACCGCAATCCCGGGCTCTCCGGCGACGAGATGGTTCAGCAGCTCGTACCGCCACGACAGTTCGCGACAGCGTCGCTCGATTCGTACCGACCCGACCGCGACTATCCGTCGCAGGGGGCGGCCGTTGCGGCGATCCGTACCTTCGCGACTGGCTTCGCCGGCGGTGGAGGTCTCTTCGGTCGGCGCAAGCAGCAGGTGGCCAAGCCGGGCATCTACTTGGACGGCGGCTTCGGCGTCGGGAAGACCCACCTGCTAGCTGCCCTCTGGAACATGGCACGTGGGCGCAAGTACTTCGGGACGTTCATCGAGTACACGGCGCTCGTGGGAGCTCTGGGTTATGCCGAAACGGTCGCGCTACTCCGTGGGGCGTCGCTCGTGTGCATCGATGAGTTCGAGTTGGACGACCCGGGGGACACTCGACTCATGGCGCGGTTGCTCGGTGAGCTCGTGGCATCCGGCACCCGCATCGCCGCGACGTCCAACACTCCGCCCAACGCACTGGGGGAGGGTCGGTTCGCTGCCCAGGACTTCCTGCGGGAGATCGATTCGTTGGCCGCGAAGTTCGAAACCCTGCGCATAGACGGTCTCGATTACCGCCGTCGTGACACGGATGCCCACGCCAGGGTCTCCTCGGACGTGCCGGGCGAACTCGCCGAAGTCGACGGTGCGACGACCCTCGACAACTTCACCGACGTTCTGGCCCACCTCGCCCAGGTGCACCCGTCCCGCTATGTCGGGCTCGTCGATTCGCTGGCCGCGGTCGGTCTCTCGGGGGTCTCGGTCCTCACGAGCCAGACGGACGCCCTGCGGTTCGTTGCTTTCGTCGATCGGCTGTACGACGCGCAGGTTCGCGTCATCGCGGACGGGGTTCCCCTCGACGCGATTTTTCCTGAGGACATGCTCTCCGGCGGATATCGCAAGAAGTACCTGCGCGCCACCTCACGCCTTGTAGCTCTGACGAACATGGGCCAGCCGTAA
- a CDS encoding sulfurtransferase has translation MPVELDPAPQLAQFAHPDRLVTGEWLEARLGTPGLVVVESDEDVLLYETGHIPGAVKIDWHTDLNDPVERDYIDGAGFAALLGSKGISRDTTVVIYGDKNNWWAAYALWVFTLFGHEDVRLLDGGRAKWEADGRPYTTDASDVTPVDYPIVERNDAPIRAYKDDVLAHLGNPLVDVRSPEEFSGERTTAPAYPEEGALRAGHIPSAQNVPWAKAVAEDGTFKPLAELNEIYRDGAGLKDGDDIVAYCRIGERSSHTWFVLTHLLGFDKVRNYDGSWTEWGSAVRVPIVKGSEPGEIPTAK, from the coding sequence ATGCCCGTCGAACTCGACCCGGCCCCGCAGCTCGCACAGTTCGCCCATCCCGATCGCCTTGTGACGGGCGAGTGGCTCGAGGCTCGTCTCGGCACCCCGGGCCTCGTTGTCGTGGAGTCCGATGAGGACGTGCTCCTCTACGAAACCGGACACATCCCTGGCGCGGTCAAGATCGACTGGCACACCGACCTCAACGACCCTGTCGAGCGCGACTACATCGACGGAGCGGGGTTCGCGGCGCTCCTCGGCTCGAAGGGCATCTCCCGCGACACGACCGTCGTCATCTACGGCGACAAGAACAACTGGTGGGCTGCCTACGCTCTTTGGGTGTTCACGCTGTTCGGCCACGAGGACGTCCGTCTTCTCGACGGAGGTCGCGCCAAGTGGGAGGCCGACGGCCGGCCGTACACGACGGATGCCTCGGACGTGACGCCCGTCGACTACCCGATCGTCGAGCGCAATGACGCTCCCATCCGCGCATACAAGGACGATGTGCTCGCCCACCTCGGGAACCCTCTCGTGGACGTCCGGTCGCCGGAGGAGTTCAGCGGTGAGCGCACGACGGCTCCTGCCTACCCGGAGGAGGGCGCCCTGCGCGCCGGGCACATTCCGAGCGCCCAGAACGTACCGTGGGCAAAAGCCGTTGCCGAGGACGGCACATTCAAGCCCCTTGCCGAGCTGAACGAGATCTACCGAGACGGTGCGGGGCTCAAGGACGGCGACGACATCGTCGCCTACTGCCGCATCGGGGAGCGCTCCAGTCACACCTGGTTCGTACTGACCCACCTCCTGGGCTTCGACAAGGTGCGCAACTACGACGGATCGTGGACCGAGTGGGGGTCCGCCGTTCGCGTTCCCATCGTGAAGGGCTCGGAGCCGGGTGAGATTCCGACCGCGAAGTAG
- a CDS encoding SufE family protein has translation MTEALPEQLERIREEFLELETRDRLQLLLEFSNELPELPERYAEHPDLLERVEECQSPVFIFVEVDDDSIVHLYATAPREAPTTRGFASILAQGLAGLTAEQVLAVPDDYPNTIGLTEAVSPLRIRGMTALLGRTKRQIREKLAA, from the coding sequence GTGACCGAGGCGCTACCCGAACAGCTGGAACGAATCCGCGAGGAGTTCCTCGAACTCGAGACCCGCGATCGGCTGCAGCTCCTGCTCGAGTTCTCGAACGAGCTTCCCGAACTGCCGGAACGTTATGCCGAGCATCCGGACCTTCTCGAACGTGTCGAGGAGTGCCAGTCACCGGTATTCATCTTCGTGGAGGTGGACGATGACAGCATCGTCCACCTCTACGCCACCGCTCCGCGGGAAGCTCCCACCACACGCGGTTTCGCGTCGATACTCGCCCAGGGCCTCGCCGGGCTCACGGCGGAGCAGGTGCTTGCAGTTCCGGATGACTACCCCAACACGATCGGGCTCACCGAAGCGGTCAGCCCTCTCCGTATCCGAGGAATGACGGCTCTCCTCGGTCGAACCAAGCGTCAGATTCGCGAGAAGCTCGCGGCGTGA
- a CDS encoding dihydrofolate reductase family protein, with product MLSRVHPAPLEIIDMGAEGSRDRLLEWYSPPQATWLRVNLVTSVSGSAVGTDGTSNSLTSATDRRILGVIRELSDVVLVGAESVRVEGYQLPRTARLAIVTGSGNFAGHRFSPEETERITVICPPDVADAVRGELPGAEVLAVGAPAERLSPASIVDSLHAAGHTSIVCEGGPSLASALLGAGLVDELCLTTSPVLSDSSPAAFSATGLGEQGLELRQLLLDDASFLFARWLTRSPQSTP from the coding sequence ATGCTCTCGCGCGTGCACCCGGCTCCCCTCGAGATCATCGACATGGGGGCGGAGGGTTCGCGGGATCGACTGCTGGAGTGGTACTCCCCGCCGCAGGCGACCTGGCTTCGCGTCAATCTCGTGACAAGCGTGAGCGGCAGTGCCGTGGGCACGGATGGCACCTCCAACTCCCTCACGAGTGCGACCGATCGACGCATCCTGGGGGTCATCCGCGAACTCAGCGATGTCGTCCTCGTGGGTGCCGAGTCCGTGAGAGTCGAGGGCTATCAGCTGCCTCGCACGGCGCGACTCGCGATCGTCACGGGCTCGGGCAACTTCGCGGGTCACCGTTTCTCCCCCGAGGAAACGGAACGCATCACCGTCATCTGCCCTCCCGATGTCGCCGACGCCGTTCGCGGCGAGCTGCCCGGGGCGGAGGTCCTCGCAGTCGGCGCCCCGGCGGAGCGTCTGAGCCCGGCATCCATCGTGGACTCCTTGCATGCAGCGGGCCATACCTCGATCGTCTGCGAGGGAGGTCCGTCCCTGGCCTCGGCACTGCTCGGCGCGGGCCTTGTCGACGAGCTCTGTCTCACGACCAGTCCGGTCCTCAGCGACTCAAGTCCGGCCGCCTTCTCGGCCACCGGCCTGGGCGAGCAAGGACTGGAACTGCGTCAGCTGCTCCTCGACGACGCTAGCTTTCTGTTCGCGCGTTGGCTGACTCGATCGCCTCAATCCACGCCGTGA
- a CDS encoding alpha/beta fold hydrolase — protein sequence MASIAALSAGAVIALGALVTAVVTVAVARKVVTPPRVREQDLRILAVDADTVTLSATKDTLTPGEYSLWFSRDTGHARIGEILYFDARTVVRRLLSVDFGDLEHARAGRLSGWFYLGPSELGLPWQDVVVETELGSAPAWLVPAAGESAAEQKWVIQVHGRAVRREETLRAVPVFHRAGYNALLVSYRNDGDAPRSSDHRYALGDTEWRDVDAALRFALDQGAREVLLMGWSMGGATVLQTLTRSDLADRVRGVVLDSPVIDWITALQYQGIENRLPTPVSSGALLLLSRGWAGLLTGQESPVDLARLNIVANAAELSVPILLMHSADDGFVPVTASDALARERPDIITYERFHTARHTKLWNYDRTRWEDAITAWIEAIESANARTES from the coding sequence GTGGCCAGCATTGCCGCACTGTCGGCAGGCGCTGTGATCGCCCTGGGAGCGCTTGTGACGGCGGTAGTGACCGTCGCGGTGGCTCGCAAGGTCGTCACGCCGCCGCGCGTGCGCGAACAGGACCTCCGTATCCTCGCGGTAGATGCAGACACCGTGACCCTGTCCGCCACGAAGGACACCCTCACTCCGGGCGAATACAGTCTCTGGTTCTCGCGGGACACTGGGCACGCTCGCATCGGGGAGATCCTGTACTTCGATGCGCGCACCGTGGTGCGACGCCTGCTCAGTGTGGACTTCGGCGACCTCGAGCATGCGCGCGCTGGGCGGCTGAGCGGGTGGTTCTACCTCGGTCCGTCAGAACTCGGGCTGCCGTGGCAGGACGTGGTCGTCGAGACGGAACTGGGTTCCGCACCAGCGTGGCTCGTCCCCGCAGCGGGCGAATCCGCAGCCGAGCAGAAGTGGGTGATCCAGGTGCACGGTCGGGCGGTGCGCCGGGAGGAGACCCTCCGTGCCGTGCCGGTGTTCCACCGGGCCGGCTACAACGCCCTGCTCGTCTCCTACCGCAACGACGGGGACGCGCCGCGATCGTCGGACCATCGCTACGCATTGGGTGACACCGAGTGGCGTGACGTGGATGCCGCGCTCCGCTTCGCCCTCGATCAGGGCGCGCGTGAAGTTCTTCTCATGGGCTGGTCCATGGGTGGCGCTACCGTGCTCCAGACCCTCACCCGATCAGATCTCGCCGACCGCGTTCGCGGTGTCGTGCTCGACTCGCCCGTGATCGACTGGATCACGGCCCTCCAGTACCAGGGGATCGAGAATCGACTCCCCACCCCGGTCAGTTCCGGAGCGTTGCTGTTGCTCAGCAGGGGATGGGCGGGACTCCTGACGGGGCAGGAGTCGCCGGTGGACCTCGCACGTCTCAATATCGTCGCGAACGCTGCGGAGCTGTCCGTACCCATCCTGTTAATGCACAGTGCAGACGATGGTTTTGTGCCTGTCACCGCCTCCGACGCGCTCGCGCGGGAGCGGCCCGACATCATCACGTACGAGCGATTCCACACCGCTCGCCACACCAAGCTGTGGAACTACGACCGCACGCGCTGGGAGGATGCGATCACGGCGTGGATTGAGGCGATCGAGTCAGCCAACGCGCGAACAGAAAGCTAG
- a CDS encoding DUF3000 domain-containing protein translates to MPETQSTPEPPHAFTAAVRAMQDAVMRPELAVTEIPAPGTLAPWSHALAADVTPARHGSDSDLGTGRFVLLYDPSAPEAWGGVFRVICYVQAPLETEMGVDPFLADVAWSWLVDALDNRGAGYSSASGTATRILSTGFGELAAQGDGAQVEIRASWTPADEQVGSHVESWGDLLCMLAGLPPVAEGVSVLSARRVGRE, encoded by the coding sequence GTGCCTGAAACGCAGTCGACTCCGGAGCCTCCGCACGCGTTCACCGCTGCCGTGAGGGCTATGCAGGATGCGGTGATGCGGCCGGAACTCGCCGTCACCGAGATACCCGCGCCCGGCACGCTGGCCCCCTGGTCACACGCGCTCGCAGCGGACGTCACCCCCGCACGCCACGGATCGGACTCCGATCTCGGCACCGGCCGGTTCGTCCTCCTCTATGACCCTTCCGCTCCCGAGGCCTGGGGCGGCGTCTTCCGGGTCATCTGTTACGTGCAGGCCCCTCTCGAAACAGAGATGGGCGTCGACCCGTTCCTCGCGGATGTCGCGTGGTCCTGGCTCGTGGACGCCCTCGACAACCGGGGCGCTGGGTACTCGTCCGCTTCGGGGACGGCAACACGCATCCTGTCCACTGGGTTTGGTGAACTTGCAGCACAGGGCGATGGCGCGCAGGTCGAGATTCGCGCTTCGTGGACTCCCGCAGATGAACAGGTGGGGTCGCATGTGGAAAGCTGGGGTGACCTGTTGTGCATGTTGGCCGGGCTTCCCCCGGTCGCCGAGGGAGTGAGTGTGTTGTCTGCCCGCCGAGTGGGACGTGAGTAG
- a CDS encoding HRDC domain-containing protein: MIADREGYLRAVEEIRAGHGPIAIDAERASGYRYSQRAYLIQVFRRGSGTFLFDPPAIGHFGELNDAIVDTEWILHAASQDLTCLREVGLDPIHLFDTELAARLAGMPRVGLGTVVEELLGIHLAKEHSAADWSTRPLPQAWLVYAALDVELLVDVREKLGEILDRDNKTEIAAQEFESVLARDLVVVRAEPWRRLGGLHTVRGQRNLAVARELWLARDAYAREIDTAPGRLVPDSALSAAARILPATKRDLAGIKEFTGRASRTQIDRWWNAIQAGLATTDLPALRVQGDSIPPPRVWSDKNPEADRRLKKARSAVTDAATELNLPVENLLTPELLRRVAWTPPEPVTAESVAEALRTSGARPWQIDATSQVIAQAFVEAGQTPEQASEADS; this comes from the coding sequence GTGATTGCGGACCGCGAGGGGTACCTCCGCGCAGTCGAGGAGATCAGAGCCGGCCATGGCCCCATCGCGATCGACGCGGAGCGCGCCTCGGGCTACCGCTATTCGCAGCGCGCCTACCTCATCCAGGTCTTCCGTCGCGGGTCCGGGACTTTCCTCTTCGATCCGCCCGCGATCGGGCACTTCGGGGAGCTGAATGACGCGATCGTCGACACCGAGTGGATCCTGCACGCAGCCAGCCAGGATCTGACCTGCCTCCGCGAGGTCGGGCTCGACCCGATCCACCTGTTCGACACGGAGTTGGCAGCGCGTCTCGCGGGGATGCCGCGGGTGGGGCTGGGCACGGTGGTCGAGGAGTTGCTCGGCATCCACCTGGCGAAGGAGCACTCCGCCGCGGACTGGTCGACCAGGCCGCTTCCCCAGGCTTGGCTCGTCTACGCAGCACTCGACGTCGAGTTGCTCGTCGATGTTCGGGAGAAGCTCGGCGAGATCCTCGATCGCGACAACAAAACGGAGATCGCCGCACAGGAGTTCGAATCGGTCCTCGCCCGCGACCTCGTGGTTGTGAGGGCTGAGCCGTGGCGCAGGCTCGGCGGTCTGCATACGGTGCGAGGGCAGCGCAACCTCGCCGTTGCCCGTGAACTCTGGCTCGCGCGCGACGCCTACGCACGGGAGATCGATACCGCCCCCGGCAGGCTCGTGCCCGACTCAGCGCTGTCGGCGGCCGCGCGCATTCTTCCCGCGACCAAGCGAGACCTTGCGGGGATCAAGGAGTTCACAGGGCGCGCCAGTCGTACTCAGATCGATCGATGGTGGAACGCCATCCAGGCTGGGCTGGCGACCACCGACCTCCCCGCCCTGCGGGTGCAGGGGGACAGCATTCCGCCACCCCGAGTGTGGTCGGACAAGAACCCGGAGGCTGACCGGCGCCTCAAGAAGGCCCGCTCGGCCGTGACCGATGCCGCGACTGAGCTCAATCTCCCCGTGGAGAACCTCCTCACCCCAGAACTGCTCCGACGCGTCGCCTGGACGCCACCGGAACCGGTCACGGCGGAGAGTGTCGCAGAAGCGCTTCGCACCTCCGGTGCGCGCCCGTGGCAGATTGACGCAACATCACAGGTGATCGCCCAAGCCTTTGTCGAGGCTGGCCAAACACCGGAGCAGGCCTCCGAGGCGGATTCGTAG
- a CDS encoding thiolase family protein, with product MAERAEVVFVDGVRTPFGRAGEKGMYWQTRADDLVVKAMIGLLERNPSIPKDRFDDVAIAATTQTGDQGLTLGRTAALLAGLPQSVPGYAIDRMCAGAMTSVTSIAGGIAFGAYDIGIAGGVEHMGRHPMGFGADPNPRFLAEKLVSGDALNMGNTAERIHDRFPRLTKERADRFAMGSQRKAAAAYEAGKIQPDLVPVAIRSEGGWGLATRDEALRPETTMEGLAALKTPFRPHGRVTAGNSSGLNDGATASIIASADAAKEFGLAPKMRLVSFAFAGVEPEIMGIGPVPSTEKALRKAGLTIDDIGLFELNEAFAVQVLSLLDHFGINDDDPRVNQWGGAIAMGHPLASSGVRLMIQLAAQFAERPDVRYGLTAMCIGLGQGGSVIWENPHYKGAK from the coding sequence GTGGCCGAAAGAGCTGAAGTCGTGTTCGTGGATGGCGTTCGTACGCCGTTCGGACGGGCTGGCGAAAAGGGAATGTACTGGCAGACCCGGGCCGACGACCTCGTCGTCAAGGCCATGATCGGGCTGCTGGAACGTAATCCCTCCATTCCGAAGGATCGGTTCGACGATGTAGCGATCGCCGCGACAACACAGACCGGCGACCAGGGCCTGACCCTCGGACGCACGGCCGCTCTCCTCGCGGGTCTCCCCCAGTCCGTGCCCGGATACGCCATCGATCGCATGTGCGCTGGCGCGATGACCTCCGTGACATCCATCGCCGGTGGAATCGCGTTCGGTGCCTACGACATCGGTATTGCCGGTGGCGTCGAGCACATGGGACGCCACCCGATGGGTTTCGGCGCCGACCCCAACCCTCGCTTCCTCGCGGAGAAGCTCGTGAGCGGTGACGCCCTGAACATGGGCAACACCGCCGAACGCATCCACGACCGGTTCCCTCGCCTCACGAAGGAGCGCGCCGACCGTTTTGCCATGGGTAGCCAGCGCAAGGCCGCCGCGGCCTACGAGGCGGGCAAGATCCAGCCAGACCTGGTGCCCGTTGCCATCCGCAGCGAGGGCGGCTGGGGTCTCGCGACGCGCGACGAAGCCCTACGGCCGGAGACGACCATGGAAGGCCTCGCGGCACTCAAGACGCCTTTCCGCCCCCACGGTCGAGTGACTGCTGGCAACTCGTCCGGCCTCAATGACGGAGCCACCGCGAGCATCATCGCGAGTGCGGATGCCGCGAAGGAGTTCGGCCTCGCACCCAAGATGCGCCTGGTGAGCTTCGCGTTCGCAGGTGTGGAGCCGGAGATCATGGGTATCGGACCGGTTCCCTCGACCGAGAAGGCACTCCGCAAGGCCGGACTGACGATCGACGACATCGGACTCTTCGAGCTCAACGAGGCGTTCGCCGTCCAGGTGCTCTCGCTCCTCGACCACTTCGGCATCAACGACGACGACCCGAGGGTCAACCAGTGGGGCGGCGCCATCGCAATGGGCCACCCGCTCGCCTCCTCTGGCGTCCGCCTCATGATCCAGCTCGCTGCTCAGTTCGCCGAGCGTCCCGACGTGCGCTACGGCCTCACGGCCATGTGCATCGGCCTAGGCCAGGGCGGCAGTGTCATCTGGGAGAACCCGCACTACAAGGGAGCAAAGTAA